A region of Lycium barbarum isolate Lr01 chromosome 1, ASM1917538v2, whole genome shotgun sequence DNA encodes the following proteins:
- the LOC132636031 gene encoding uncharacterized protein LOC132636031 isoform X1 — MPPKKATAAQKKKGVVGETSRAQKGTRTLAQMMRDIASRPADSAMSSSSEESGAASPLAPEAPAPAPPAPEPGAEDRTLREAVQLLTTLVAGQVRRRGQRDDDDDDRRDSLRVRDFLTCRPPEFYGSKPEEDPHDFIRGVRRSLDLVRASETESVELASHRLRDVAANWYESWELSRGEGASPATWDEFVTAFLRHFLPPELRRARVDKFLQLRQNGRSVREYNLEFDSLARYAPAIVADMADRMHRYVIGLDRYLIDGCMAMASQTDMDIARLQAHAQGMEDRYRADYAGRDQSGRDHDRRPPKRARSAGYSGEFRGGQPQQQHNSYPSQPARSEPPRFTGRRFDSTGYSEAGQSSMTSGFQMHKDSGQTRPSIPQCPRCGRRHLGECRRITGACFSCGRQGHTMRECRFGGGADGAAQPTGSVAGSSSSVAMRPMGQGIPTPAGRGRGRGGASSSGGPSNRLYALASRQDQEASPNVVTGTDARFGDPPA, encoded by the exons atgcctccgaaaaaggcaacggctgcccagaagaaaaagggcgtggtaggagagaccagtcgggctcagaagggtactcggacccttgctcagatgatgcgtgatattgcgtcccggccagcagactctgctatgtcttcatcatcagaggagtctggagcagcatcaccattagctccagaggctccagctcccgcgcctccagctcctgagccaggggcggaggataggacattgagggaggccgtacagttgttgactactttggtagcgggacaggttcgcagacgcgggcagagagatgatgatgatgatgacaggcgtgatagcctgagggttcgtgactttttgacatgccgtcccccagagttttacggatctaagcccgaggaggacccccacgacttcattcggggagTGCGGCGCTCAttggatttggtcagggcttcagagaccgagtccgttgagttagcctcacacagattacgagatgttgctgccaattggtatgagtcttgggagctgtccagaggtgagggggcttccccagctacttgggatgagtttgtgactgcttttctccgccactttctgcccccggagttacggcgggcacgggttgaTAAATTTTTACAGTTGCGGCAGAACggccggagtgttcgcgagtataacctggagtttgattctttggctcgatatgcccctgctatagtagcggatatggctgaccgtatgcaccggtatgtgataggattggaccgctacttgattgacgGTTGCATGGCGATGGCgtcacagacagatatggatatcgcccggttacaggcccatgcccagggtatggaggaccgatacAGGGCTGATTATGCTGGTAGGGATCAATCGGGCAGAGATCatgataggagaccgcccaagcgggccaggtcagctgggtattctggtgagtttcggggcgggcagccccaacagcagcatAATAGCTACCCttctcagccggcacggagtgaacctccacgattcactggtaggaggtttgatagcacagggtattcagaagctggtcaaagctccatgacttcaggtttccagatgcacaaggattcaggccagacgaggccatctataccacagtgccctcgatgtggcaggcgccatcTGGGGGAATGCCGccgcattactggtgcttgtttctcttgcggccgtcaaggccataccatgagggagtgtcgatttgggggtggtgcagatggtgcagctcagcctacggggtcagttgctggttcttcttcttcagttgccaTGCGTCCTATGggacaaggtattccgacaccagcaggccgtggcagaggccgtggaggggcttctagttctggcggtccttcaaaccgcttatatgctttagctagcagacaggatcaggaagcgtcgccgaatgttgttacag gtacagacgctcgtttcggagatccgccagcttag
- the LOC132636031 gene encoding uncharacterized protein LOC132636031 isoform X2 — MPPKKATAAQKKKGVVGETSRAQKGTRTLAQMMRDIASRPADSAMSSSSEESGAASPLAPEAPAPAPPAPEPGAEDRTLREAVQLLTTLVAGQVRRRGQRDDDDDDRRDSLRVRDFLTCRPPEFYGSKPEEDPHDFIRGVRRSLDLVRASETESVELASHRLRDVAANWYESWELSRGEGASPATWDEFVTAFLRHFLPPELRRARVDKFLQLRQNGRSVREYNLEFDSLARYAPAIVADMADRMHRYVIGLDRYLIDGCMAMASQTDMDIARLQAHAQGMEDRYRADYAGRDQSGRDHDRRPPKRARSAGYSGEFRGGQPQQQHNSYPSQPARSEPPRFTGRRFDSTGYSEAGQSSMTSGFQMHKDSGQTRPSIPQCPRCGRRHLGECRRITGACFSCGRQGHTMRECRFGGGADGAAQPTGSVAGSSSSVAMRPMGQGIPTPAGRGRGRGGASSSGGPSNRLYALASRQDQEASPNVVTG; from the exons atgcctccgaaaaaggcaacggctgcccagaagaaaaagggcgtggtaggagagaccagtcgggctcagaagggtactcggacccttgctcagatgatgcgtgatattgcgtcccggccagcagactctgctatgtcttcatcatcagaggagtctggagcagcatcaccattagctccagaggctccagctcccgcgcctccagctcctgagccaggggcggaggataggacattgagggaggccgtacagttgttgactactttggtagcgggacaggttcgcagacgcgggcagagagatgatgatgatgatgacaggcgtgatagcctgagggttcgtgactttttgacatgccgtcccccagagttttacggatctaagcccgaggaggacccccacgacttcattcggggagTGCGGCGCTCAttggatttggtcagggcttcagagaccgagtccgttgagttagcctcacacagattacgagatgttgctgccaattggtatgagtcttgggagctgtccagaggtgagggggcttccccagctacttgggatgagtttgtgactgcttttctccgccactttctgcccccggagttacggcgggcacgggttgaTAAATTTTTACAGTTGCGGCAGAACggccggagtgttcgcgagtataacctggagtttgattctttggctcgatatgcccctgctatagtagcggatatggctgaccgtatgcaccggtatgtgataggattggaccgctacttgattgacgGTTGCATGGCGATGGCgtcacagacagatatggatatcgcccggttacaggcccatgcccagggtatggaggaccgatacAGGGCTGATTATGCTGGTAGGGATCAATCGGGCAGAGATCatgataggagaccgcccaagcgggccaggtcagctgggtattctggtgagtttcggggcgggcagccccaacagcagcatAATAGCTACCCttctcagccggcacggagtgaacctccacgattcactggtaggaggtttgatagcacagggtattcagaagctggtcaaagctccatgacttcaggtttccagatgcacaaggattcaggccagacgaggccatctataccacagtgccctcgatgtggcaggcgccatcTGGGGGAATGCCGccgcattactggtgcttgtttctcttgcggccgtcaaggccataccatgagggagtgtcgatttgggggtggtgcagatggtgcagctcagcctacggggtcagttgctggttcttcttcttcagttgccaTGCGTCCTATGggacaaggtattccgacaccagcaggccgtggcagaggccgtggaggggcttctagttctggcggtccttcaaaccgcttatatgctttagctagcagacaggatcaggaagcgtcgccgaatgttgttacag gataa
- the LOC132612418 gene encoding uncharacterized protein LOC132612418 has translation MMKNGIMLVRFDSEEGKNKVVQAGVYHFNNKPFIVKAWLPNMEFIREELHSVPIWIKLPGLDFKYWSPRGLSKIGSLIGKPLMVGKQTERKLGLNFARLLVEVKVGEEFPDKVLFRNEKGNVVTQRVIYDWRPSICAHCHKYGHESDSCRKNKKTEHVALAQAPEKKDEEVETVQMIHKKAAPAKRNGSKVTGVDGNTGGQAQNTKHHHQNRAKKYKGATISSAARKESVRMSNTFKPLQTSTNDKHQQQETKIKVNRIKWMAEKMFGGWEYCANHSSHYNGRIWMVWKGDTYKVTQCSENAQAITCQVLYIPLQVQYLVTFFYSYNTREQMKELWEYICQVHDNNTMAWMILGYFNSVLHSEDRIGGNVVTLSEVVDFQHCLDHCGFTELPRTGCNYTWHDKGDASRAFSKLDRVLVNGEWMDKMESCKVQFLPEGISDHSPVYV, from the exons ATGATGAAGAATGGAATTATGTTGGTAAGATTTGATAGTGAAGAGGGGAAAAATAAAGTTGTTCAAGCTGGTGTTTACCACTTTAACAACAAACCATTTATTGTCAAAGCATGGTTACCAAACATGGAATTCATTAGAGAAGAATTGCACTCAGTTCCAATCTGGATAAAACTCCCAGGATTGGACTTCAAATACTGGAGCCCTAGAGGATTAAGCAAAATAGGAAGCCTGATTGGGAAGCCATTAATGGTAGGCAAGCAGACTGAGAGGAAGTTGGGACTCAACTTTGCAAGATTGTTAGTCGAAGTTAAAGTAGGAGAAGAGTTTCCTGATAAAGTCCTGTTTAGGAATGAAAAAGGGAATGTGGTAACACAAAGAGTCATATATGATTGGAGACCTTCAATTTGTGCTCATTGCCACAAATATGGGCATGAGAGTGACAGTTGTAGGAAGAACAAAAAGACAGAACATGTTGCACTTGCACAAGCACCAGAGAAGAAggatgaagaagtggaaactgTTCAAATGATT CATAAGAAAGCTGCACCTGCAAAGAGAAATGGTTCTAAGGTAACTGGTGTTGACGGGAATACTGGGGGCCAAGCTCAGAACACAAAACACCACCACCAGAACAGGGCTAAAAAATATAAGGGTGCAACCATTTCTAGTGCAGCTAGAAAGGAAAGTGTTAGGATGTCTAACACCTTTAAACCATTGCAGACAAGTACTAATGATAAGCATCAGCAGCAG GaaacaaaaataaaagtaaaTAGAATAAAGTGGATGGCTGAGAAGATGTTTGGGGGATGGGAGTACTGTGCAAACCATTCTTCTCATTATAATGGGAGAATATGGATGGTGTGGAAAGGTGATACTTATAAAGTGACACAATGTAGTGAGAATGCACAAGCAATTACTTGCCAGGTGTTGTACATTCCTTTGCAAGTGCAGTACTTGGTTACATTTTTTTATTCATATAATACCAGAGAGCAAATGAAAGAATTATGGGAGTACATATGCCAAGTGCATGATAATAACACCATGGCTTGGATGATACTTGGATATTTTAACTCTGTCCTGCATAGTGAGGACAGAATAGGTGGGAATGTTGTTACATTATCTGAGGTAGTGGATTTTCAACATTGCTTGGACCATTGTGGTTTTACTGAACTTCCAAGAACTGGCTGCAACTATACTTGGCATGATAAAGGGGATGCAAGTAGGGCATTCTCAAAACTTGACCGGGTTTTGGTAAATGGTGAATGgatggacaaaatggagagttgTAAAGTGCAGTTCCTCCCAGAAGGTATCAGTGACCATAGTCCTGTCTATGTGTAA
- the LOC132612434 gene encoding uncharacterized protein LOC132612434 encodes MGWQKQIAGCKMYQIVRKMKLLKGELRKLHSATFSNILNEVKVDRINLLETEKELGRKFTRSSYLAEIMLIQRSKATWVKLGDDNTRYFYTVLKQKKLKESIYQLKDKNQQMQHDPVVIVDIFVRFYKQMLGETGGTKQKVYLGFLRYGHILITDQQVGLLKPYTWEEVKLALFGININKSPGPDGFGSGFFRDTWPIICKEFTYAILETLRTGKLLQQLNATSIALIPKVKNPEIAGHFRPIACCNVIYKCILKMLCKILKLVLSTLVNDTQAPFYSGRSLVHNVLICHDLMRHYNRKKTPRCLMKIDLRKAYDMVKWEFLEEMLHGFEFPGKFVKLIMMCVTTTKFSIKVNGTSYGYFEGKRGLRQGDPHFPLALCPSHGVPV; translated from the exons ATGGGGTGGCAAAAGCAGATTGCAGGGTGTAAAATGTACCAGATAGTAAGGAAAATGAAACTTTTGAAgggtgaattaaggaaattacaTTCAGCAACTTTTAGTAATATACTGAATGAAGTAAAAGTGGATAGAATAAATTTGCTAGAG ACAGAGAAAGAACTAGGCAGGAAATTTACAAGGTCTAGTTACTTGGCTGAGATAATGTTAATACAAAGAAGCAAAGCAACATGGGTGAAACTTGGGGATGATAATACTAGGTATTTCTATACAGTACTGAAGCAAAAGAAATTGAAGGAATCTATTTACCAGTTGAAGGATAAAAATCAACAAATGCAACATGATCCTGTGGTCATTGTTGATATATTTGTTAGATTCTACAAACAAATGTTGGGTGAAACAGGTGGAACAAAACAGAAGGTATACTTAGGCTTCTTAAGGTATGGTCATATACTGATAACTGATCAACAGGTTGGATTATTGAAGCCTTACACCTGGGAAGAGGTGAAGCTGGCACTGTTTGGGATTAATATAAATAAGAGTCCAGGTCCCGATGGTTTTGGGAGTGGGTTCTTTAGAGATACTTGGCCTATAATTTGCAAGGAGTTCACATATGCCATTTTAGAAACCTTACGCACAGGGAAGTTGTTGCAACAGCTGAATGCTACTAGCATAGCATTGATACCAAAGGTGAAAAACCCAGAGATTGCTGGTCATTTTAGACCCATTGCATGTTGCAATGTGATCTATAAATGCATATTAAAAATGTTATGCAAAATATTGAAATTGGTGTTGTCTACTCTTGTGAATGACACTCAAGCTCCTTTTTATAGTGGTAGATCTTTAGTTCACAATGTACTGATATGTCATGATCTCATGAGGCATTACAATAGGAAAAAAACTCCTAGATGCCTCATGAAAATTGACTTAAGAAAGGCATATGATATGGTCAAATGGGAGTTCCTGGAGGAGATGCTGCATGGGTTTGAGTTCCCTGGTAAATTTGTGAAGCTAATAATGATGTGTGTGACAACCACTAAGTTCTCTATCAAGGTTAATGGGACCAGTTATGGGTACTTTGAGGGGAAGAGGGGACTTAGGCAAGGGGACCCCCATTTCCCCCTTGCTCTTTGTCCTAGTCATGGAGTACCTGTCTAG
- the LOC132612450 gene encoding putative expansin-B2, whose translation MEKSDLLWVMWVHGIYMHNDEDFWTYVPPNDSSWYWRTLHKMKHRMISWYSDDHYCLNSSGKYSVVGGYEELIGDGAKEPTANLIWTKLALPKHRFILWLATQRKMTLQRVPCNYPQTTVTFQIDQGSNPSYFSCVIEFQNGEGDLNSVELRATSSDQWLQMKQSWGANWKIELPPQIKPPFSIRLTTLDSKKTLVADDVIPVDWAPGKSYRSLVNF comes from the exons ATGGAAAAATCTGATCTGCTATGGGTAATGTGGGTTCATGGGATTTATATGCACAATGATGAGGATTTCTGGACATATGTACCACCAAATGACAGCAGTTGGTACTGGAGGACACTGCATAAAATGAAGCATAGAATGATATCTTGGTATTCAGATGACCACTACTGCTTAAATTCATCAGGGAAATACTCAGTAGTGGGAGGCTACGAGGAACTAATAGGAGATGGAGCAAAAGAGCCAACAGCTAATCTCATATGGACTAAACTAGCACTGCCTAAACATAGATTCATACTATGGTTAGCAACACAG AGAAAAATGACCTTGCAAAG AGTCCCCTGCAATTATCCACAAACAACAGTGACATTCCAGATCGACCAAGGCTCTAATCCTAGCTATTTTAGCTGTGTGATTGAGTTTCAAAATGGAGAAGGAGACCTTAATTCTGTAGAACTTCGAGCCACTAGCTCAGATCAGTGGCTACAAATGAAACAATCATGGGGTGCAAACTGGAAAATTGAATTGCCTCCACAAATAAAACCTCCATTTTCAATTAGGCTGACTACTTTGGATTCCAAGAAGACACTTGTTGCAGATGATGTGATTCCAGTGGATTGGGCACCTGGCAAATCCTATCGTTCACTTGTCAACTTTTga
- the LOC132612466 gene encoding uncharacterized protein LOC132612466, which translates to MIEVVCRSVLWAGNRVISKKALVSWERVCQPKAAGGLNVMNSRLWNEVAILKQLWAISLKKDSLWIRWVHYYYIKQRYLENMDIPKTVAWVVRKIIASKDYLMTLNSIQGTLQQRLSSMEKNGYKFNLWLAIQKRLATIDRLQKFGIDAPEDSVFCSSFDHLLFTYSYTSNIWARLLKWLGHTRVISNWQEEIEWISRMARRKTWRGLYYILYFFHDALLHLASEKFHEIPRCKTGN; encoded by the exons ATGATTGAAGTTGTCTGTAGGTCCGTTCTATGGGCTGGAAATCGTGTGATCTCAAAAAAGGCCTTAGTTTCATGGGAGAGAGTCTGTCAACCAAAAGCAGCAGGAGGATTAAATGTTATGAACTCGAGGCTGTGGAATGAGGTAGCTATTTTGAAGCAACTCTGGGCTATATCACTGAAAAAAGACTCTCTCTGGATCAGGTGGGTCCACTATTACTATATTAAACAGAGATATTTGGAGAATATGGACATACCCAAGACTGTAGCTTGGGTAGTTAGGAAAATCATTGCCAGCAAAGACTATCTGATGACTCTGAACTCTATCCAAGGCACACTACAACAAAGACTATCTAGCATGGAGAAGAATGG ATACAAGTTCAACTTGTGGTTAGCTATACAGAAAAGGCTAGCTACAATTGACAGACTACAGAAGTTTGGCATTGATGCTCCTGAAGACTCTGTCTTCTGTAGTAGTTTTGATCACTTGTTATTCACCTACTCATACACCAGCAACATTTGGGCTAGACTGCTGAAATGGTTGGGGCATACTAGAGTAATTAGTAACTGGCAGGAAGAAATAGAATGGATAAGCAGAATGGCTAGAAGGAAAACATGGAGGGGCCTCTATTACATATTGTACTTTTTCCATGATGCTTTACTGCATTTGGCATCTGAGAAATTCCATGAGATTCCAAGGTGCAAGACTGGAAACTGA